From the Prunus dulcis chromosome 4, ALMONDv2, whole genome shotgun sequence genome, one window contains:
- the LOC117624300 gene encoding uncharacterized protein LOC117624300: MSGTSNNTIKHYVHSIYDHQVFSIEQGRLPKTQKSGWAPITFCEEEERSVILPYYDPLIIHADISNFDVGRILVDTGSSVSMMFADAFNELQVPAHLFDRSITPFVSFSSDVVQLIGSIHLPISIGSAQQRATVTTLFLIVDYPTTYNARCVATNLAPKAAMLQQSSPPKRQHRSKALAVTKASALPRAGSERPEDPREESKRHAYDPERYEAMKREVDKLSSIGFINEVDYPTWLANLVMVRKPKKGWRMCVDCTNLNRACPKDSFPSPRIDQLVDATAGYTLLSFMDAYSEYS; the protein is encoded by the exons ATGTCTGGGACCTCCAACAACACCATCAAACATTATGTCCACTCCATCTATGATCACCAGGTCTTCAGCATCGAGCAGGGACGCTTGCCGAAGACGCAAAAATCTGGCTGGGCCCCCATTACCTTTTGCGAGGAAGAGGAACGTAGTGTTATTCTCCCCTATTATGACCCACTCATTATCCATGCAGATATTTCTAACTTCGACGTTGGGCGTATCTTGGTGGACACTGGCAGCTCAGTCAGTATGATGTTTGCTGATGCTTTCAACGAGCTCCAGGTCCCTGCTCATTTGTTCGACCGAAGCATCACACCTTTTGTGAGCTTCTCTAGTGATGTTGTCCAGCTCATTGGAAGCATCCATCTCCCTATCTCTATTGGTTCAGCACAACAGCGGGCGACGGTCACCACTCTCTTCCTCATTGTTGACTATCCCACAACCTACAAC GCACGGTGCGTGGCGACCAACTTGGCTCCTAAAGCTGCTATGCTTCAGCAGTCAAGTCCACCAAAACGCCAACATAGGAGTAAGGCCCTTGCTGTAACCAAGGCTTCAGCCCTTCCCCGAGCAGGCTCTGAACGACCTGAAGACCCTAGGGAGGAATCG AAGCGTCACGCCTATGACCCAGAGAGGTACGAGGCCATGAAAAGGGAGGTGGATAAGCTAAGCAGCATTGGATTCATCAATGAGGTGGACTATCCCACCTGGCTGGCTAATTTGGTGATGGTTCGTAAACCAAAGAAAGGCTGGCGTATGTGTGTGGATTGCACAAACCTTAATCGGGCTTGTCCAAAGGATAGCTTTCCTTCACCTCGAATCGACCAGCTTGTGGATGCCACAGCTGGCTACACCCTCctcagcttcatggatgcTTACTCTGAGTATAGCTAG